Within the Magnetospirillum sp. ME-1 genome, the region GGGTATACGAGAAGAAGGGGAAGATCATGCCTCCTGCTCCCATGACCATCACCGACGCCGCCGCCGAGCGGGTCAAGGTCCTGCTGGCCAAGCGCGGCAAGCCCAGCGTGGGCATCCGCATCGGCGTGCGTTCCAAGGGCTGCTCGGGCATGTCCTACACCCTGGAATACGCCGACGAGAAGTCGCAGTTCGACGAAATCCTCGAGGACAAGGGCGTCACCGTGCTGATCGATCCCAAGGCGACCATGTTCATCCTGGGCACCGAGATGGACTTCGTCGAGGACAAGATGCAGTCGGGCTTCGTCTTCAAGAATCCCAACGAGAAGGGGCGCTGCGGCTGCGGCGAGTCCTTCCACGTCTGAGTAGTTTGCTCGTCACCCCCGCGCAGGCGGGGGTCCATGCTGGGGACAAGTTGGATGTTCGATAGCCTGTGCCGTGCCGGTGGGACCATGGATTCCCGCTTTCGCGGGAATGACGGTCTGGTGGTGAGGAGAGGACGATGAACGCCCCCGCCGCCGCCCAGATCGTTTCCTGTTGGTCCTGCAAGGGGCCGGTGGCGACGCGCGCCCTGTTCTGCTCGGTGTGCGGCGCCGTCCAGGGGCCGGGCACCATCGACCACTTCGCCCGCCTGGGCATTCCGCCGTCCTTCGACTTGGATCTGGACGCCCTGCAGCGCCAGTATTTCGGCTTTCAGAAGCGCCTGCATCCCGACCGCTTCGCCGCCAAGTCGTCCAAGGAGAAGGCGCTGTCCCAATCCCAGGCCACCGCGCTGAACGAGGCCTACGAGACCCTGAAGGACCCGTTGAAGCGGGCCGCCTATCTGCTCAACCATCTGGGTCATCCGGTGGATCTCACCGCCTGCGGCACCATCAACGACCGCGAGTTGCTGATGGAGCAGATGGAAAAGCGCGAAGCCCTGGCCGAGGCCACCACCCCCGACCAGATCGCCAAGCTGGCCATGCAGGCGGAATCCGAGGTGATCGCCTGCCAGTGCCACATCTCGGCCGCCATCAACGCCGACAATCTGGAAGAGGCGGGGCATCTGACCATCCGCCTGAAATACCTCGCCAAGCTGGCCGAAGAGGCCCGTGCCAAGAAAACCCGTGCCCTGAGGCTTCCCTAAATGCTGTTGCAGCTTCACGAACCCGGCGAGAGCCCGGCCCCCCACGAATCCGAGCGCGGCCTGGCGGTCGGCATCGACCTGGGCACCACCAATTCGGTGGTGGCGCTGGCCCGCGACGGCGAGACCGAGGTTCTGCGCGATGCCGAGGGCAAGGGCCTGATCCCGTCGGTGGTCTATTACGCCGATGACGGCGAGGTCGTGGTCGGCAATGACGCCCGGCGCATGATCCTGGAAGCTCCCGATCATGTGGTCAGCTCGGTCAAGCGCCTGATGGGCCGCGGCACCGAGGATCTGAAGACCCTGGCCGGCACGCTGCCCTATACCCTGGACGTGGCCGCCGAGGGCGGCATGGTGCGCCTCAAGGTGGCGGGGCGCACGCTGACCCCCGTCGAGGTTTCCGCCGACATCCTGCGCGCCGTCAAGGCCCGCGCCGAGGAGGCCCAGGGCAAGAGCGTGGACCGTGCCGTGGTCACCGTTCCCGCCTATTTCGACGACGCGGCCCGTACGGCGACCAAGGACGCCGCCCGTCTGGCCGGGCTCGAGGTTCTGCGACTGGTCAACGAGCCCACGGCGGCCGCCCTGGCCTATGGCCTGGACAATGCCGCCGAGGGGCTCTACGCCGTCTATGATCTCGGCGGCGGCACCTTCGATATCTCCATCCTGCGCATGGAAAAGGGCGTGTTCCAGGTCAAGTCCACCGGCGGCGACGCCGCGCTGGGCGGCGACGACATCGATCACGCCATCGCCGAGCGCTTTCTGGCCGAGCGCGCCAAGGAGCATGGGGTAGAGACCATCACGGCGGGCGAGGCCAAGCAGGCCCTGGCCGCCGCCCGCGTCGCCAAGGAATGCCTGTCGGGCCGCGCCAATGGCGACTGGATGATCGAGGTGGACGGCAAGCCCTCCAAGCACGTCATGACCCGCGATGAGTTGGAGGCCCTGGCCGCCCCCTGGGTGGACAAGACCATGGCCATCTGCCGGGGCGTCATCGCCGACGCCGGCATCGAGGTCGCGGACGTCCAGGGCGTGGTGCTGGTGGGCGGCTCGACCCGCATGCCGCTGGTGCGCCGCAAGGTGAAGGAACTGTTCGGCCGCGAGCCACTGGCCGACATCAACCCGGACGAGGTGGTGGCCGTGGGCGCCGCGCTGCAGGCCGAGGCCCTGACCATCGGCTCGGATACCCTGCTGCTGGACGTCACGCCGCTTTCGCTCGGCATCGAGACCATGGGCGGCATCGTGGAAAAGGTCATTCCGCGCAACACCCCCATCCCCGTGGCCATGGCCCAGGAATTCACCACCTATCAGGACGGCCAGACCGCCATGGCCATCCATGTGCTCCAGGGCGAGCGCGAGATGGTGGACCAGAACCGTTCGCTGGCCCGCTTCGTGCTGCGCGGCATTCCCAACATGGCCGCCGGCGCGGCGCGCATCCGCGTCACCTTCACGGTGGACGCCGACGGCCTGCTGACCGTCACTGCCTCCGAGGCCACCACCGGAATCGAGCAGCAGGTGGCGGTCAAGCCGTCCTATGGCCTGACCGAGGACGAAATGGCCAACATGCTGCGCGATTCCCTGGTCAACGCCAAGGACGACATGGCGTCGCGCCTGTTCGCCGAGACGGCGGTCGAGGCCCGGCGCTCGGTGCTGGCGGTGCAGGCGGCGCTGAAAGTTGACGCCGACCTCTTGTCTGATGACGAGCGAAAGGGTATCGATGCCGCTATCGCCGCCGTCGATGCCGCCATCGCCGCCGGCGACCGCGATGCCGTGACGGCCGCGTCGGAAGGCCTGGAGGCCGCCACCAAGACCTTCGCCGAACGGCGGATGGACCGTGGCATCCGCGCCGCCCTGGCCGGCATGGCGGTGGAAAAGCTCGACGACGCCCTCAGCGGCGAATAGATAGGAAAGCCGGCTCATGCCCAAGATGACGTTCATCGCCCCCGACGGGACCCGCAACGAAGTCGACGCCGCCGAGGGGCTGTCGGTGCTGGAAGTGGCCCATCGCAACAAGATCGAGCTGGAAGGCGCCTGCGAGGGCTCGCTGGCCTGTTCCACCTGCCACGTGATCGTCGCCAAGGAATGGTACGACAAGCTGTCGCCCGCCACCGAGGACGAGGAGGACATGCTGGACCTGGCCTTCGGCCTCACCGCCACCTCGCGGCTGGGCTGCCAGATCATCATGAGCAAGGATTTGGACGGGTTGACCGTCACCCTGCCGGCCGCCACCCGCAACATGCAGGTGGACAAGAAGTGACGCCTTTGGCGTCATCCTGAGGCAAGGCCGAAGGATCTTTCACCCGCCGCCGGTGCCTGAAAGACCCTTCGCTTGTGCTCAGGGTGACAGACTGGGGAGAGTCCGATGAAGTGGACCGATACCCTCGACATCGCCATCGCCCTGGAAGAAGCGCACGCGGGCGCTGACAACGTCAATCTGCGCTTCACCGACCTGCACAAGTGGGTTTGTGAACTGCCGGGCTTCGCCGACGATCCCGCCAAGTCCAACGAGAAGATCCTCGAGGCCATCCAGATGGCCTGGATCGACGAGCGGGAATGAACCCCTTCGCCCTGCTGCCCCCCATCGATCTGGCCGCCTTCGCCGCCTTCCTGATGCTGTGGGTGGGCTATACCGTCATCGCCGACCGCCTGACCCTGGGTGGCCATTCGCTGCTGGCCGCCACGGCCAGGCACCGCCGCACCTGGATGCGGGCGCTGTGCGACCGCGAGGCCCGCGTCGCCGACAGTGCCCTGATGGGCAACCTGATGCGCAGCGTGTCGTTCTTCGCCTCGGCCTCCATCCTGATTCTGGGCGGTCTGGTGGCGCTGATCGGTTCGGGCGAGCGGGCCTATGGGGTGGTGCGCGACCTGCCCCTGGTGGCGCCCATGGCCCAGGGGGCCTTCGAGGCCAAGGTGATGCTGCTGGCCGGCGTGTTCGTCTACGCCTTCTTCCAGATCACCTGGTCGCTCCGGCAGTTCAATTACTGTTGCATCCTGCTGGGCGCGGCACCCGAGCCCTCGGCCACGCCCGAGGCCAAGGAGCTGTTCGCCGAGCATGCTGCCCGCCTCAACGCCCTGGCCGCCAACAGCTTCAACCGGGGTTTGCGGGCCTATTACTTCGCGCTGGCCATGATGATCTGGTTCTTTCATGCCGGAGCCTTCGTGGCGGCGACGGCCGTGGTGGTGGCGGTGCTCTATCGCCGCGAATTCAGGTCCAAGACGCTGAAGGCGCTCAACGCGGCGGTGCCGCCGGTCTAGGTCACTCCACCAACGCGATCTTGATGTTGGCGGCCTGCATCAGCTCCTTCCTGGGCTGGCGCAGCGGCTTGACCGCCACCAGATCGACCACCATCTCGCTGACCACGTTGCGAAGCGCGTCGATCTGCTCCAGGACCTGCTGCGGCATCATGCCGTTGAAGCGC harbors:
- a CDS encoding DUF599 domain-containing protein, with translation MNPFALLPPIDLAAFAAFLMLWVGYTVIADRLTLGGHSLLAATARHRRTWMRALCDREARVADSALMGNLMRSVSFFASASILILGGLVALIGSGERAYGVVRDLPLVAPMAQGAFEAKVMLLAGVFVYAFFQITWSLRQFNYCCILLGAAPEPSATPEAKELFAEHAARLNALAANSFNRGLRAYYFALAMMIWFFHAGAFVAATAVVVAVLYRREFRSKTLKALNAAVPPV
- the hscB gene encoding Fe-S protein assembly co-chaperone HscB, translating into MNAPAAAQIVSCWSCKGPVATRALFCSVCGAVQGPGTIDHFARLGIPPSFDLDLDALQRQYFGFQKRLHPDRFAAKSSKEKALSQSQATALNEAYETLKDPLKRAAYLLNHLGHPVDLTACGTINDRELLMEQMEKREALAEATTPDQIAKLAMQAESEVIACQCHISAAINADNLEEAGHLTIRLKYLAKLAEEARAKKTRALRLP
- the hscA gene encoding Fe-S protein assembly chaperone HscA; translation: MLLQLHEPGESPAPHESERGLAVGIDLGTTNSVVALARDGETEVLRDAEGKGLIPSVVYYADDGEVVVGNDARRMILEAPDHVVSSVKRLMGRGTEDLKTLAGTLPYTLDVAAEGGMVRLKVAGRTLTPVEVSADILRAVKARAEEAQGKSVDRAVVTVPAYFDDAARTATKDAARLAGLEVLRLVNEPTAAALAYGLDNAAEGLYAVYDLGGGTFDISILRMEKGVFQVKSTGGDAALGGDDIDHAIAERFLAERAKEHGVETITAGEAKQALAAARVAKECLSGRANGDWMIEVDGKPSKHVMTRDELEALAAPWVDKTMAICRGVIADAGIEVADVQGVVLVGGSTRMPLVRRKVKELFGREPLADINPDEVVAVGAALQAEALTIGSDTLLLDVTPLSLGIETMGGIVEKVIPRNTPIPVAMAQEFTTYQDGQTAMAIHVLQGEREMVDQNRSLARFVLRGIPNMAAGAARIRVTFTVDADGLLTVTASEATTGIEQQVAVKPSYGLTEDEMANMLRDSLVNAKDDMASRLFAETAVEARRSVLAVQAALKVDADLLSDDERKGIDAAIAAVDAAIAAGDRDAVTAASEGLEAATKTFAERRMDRGIRAALAGMAVEKLDDALSGE
- the iscX gene encoding Fe-S cluster assembly protein IscX; this encodes MKWTDTLDIAIALEEAHAGADNVNLRFTDLHKWVCELPGFADDPAKSNEKILEAIQMAWIDERE
- a CDS encoding HesB/IscA family protein; its protein translation is MPPAPMTITDAAAERVKVLLAKRGKPSVGIRIGVRSKGCSGMSYTLEYADEKSQFDEILEDKGVTVLIDPKATMFILGTEMDFVEDKMQSGFVFKNPNEKGRCGCGESFHV
- a CDS encoding ferredoxin family 2Fe-2S iron-sulfur cluster binding protein, whose translation is MPKMTFIAPDGTRNEVDAAEGLSVLEVAHRNKIELEGACEGSLACSTCHVIVAKEWYDKLSPATEDEEDMLDLAFGLTATSRLGCQIIMSKDLDGLTVTLPAATRNMQVDKK